GTAGTGGCGCAGGGCCGAACCGAAGATCACCGGCGTCATATGGCCTTCCAGGAAGCTTTCCTCATCGAACGACTTGAAACCACCCTGGATCAGTTCGGCGGTCTCCGTCAGTTCCGCGCGTTCATCGGCGGAAAGCCAGCCCTTGGCCACAGCCTCGTCGAGCGGCGCCGGACCTTCGTGGCCCTGATCGTATTCGGCGCCGCTATCGCGCTTGGTGAAGGGGTAAAACAGGCCGGTTTTCAGCTCTATCATGCCGCGGAAACGGTTGCCCGAACCGGCCGGCCAGTAGAGCGGCGACGGGTCGAGTTGCAGCTTCGAGGCCACCTCATCGAGCAGGGCCAGGGCGTCTTCGGCCTCGCGGTCCATCTTGTTGATAAAGGTGATGATGGGGATGTCGCGCAGGCGGCACACCTCGAACAGCTTCAGGGTCTGAGGCTCGATACCCTTGGCGGCGTCAAGCACCATGACGGCGGCGTCGGCGGCGGTCAGCGTGCGATAGGTGTCTTCCGAAAAGTCTTCGTGGCCCGGCGTATCAAGCAGGTTGAACATCTTGCCGTCGTGCTCGAAGGTCATGACCGAGGACGAGACCGAGATGCCGCGTTCCTTTTCGATCTTCATCCAGTCGGAACGCGTGCGGCGGTTTTCGCCACGCGCGCGCACCCGGCCGGCGGCGCGGATCGATCCGCCGGCCAGCAGCAGATGCTCGGTCAGGGTGGTCTTGCCGGCGTCCGGGTGCGAGATGATGGCGAAGGTGCGGCGGCGTGGCGCTTCGGTTTCAGGGGTATTTGACATGCGGCGGGGGATATAGGTTTGGGGGGCAAAAGTCAAAGTCGGATGATGTCAAGATGGTAAAACAGCTTGATCTCACCGGTATTTTCGTTTGTTTTCATGACATCAGGCGATTTCATACCTGTCGGAGAACAATCATGAGAAGGCTCGGCGTATTCCTGGCTATTGCGACTGCCTTTATTGGAGGACCAGTCTTGGCTCAACAACGGCATATTCCAAAAGCCCAACTGGAAGAAATGTTCGCCAACATCGAAACGCAAACACCCTGGAATATGAAAGAGAATATGCTGTGGGGTTACTTCTTCACAGGAACCGATCAAGGTGAATTAGAAAAGGTCGCCACCGAACTGACAGGTGAGGGCTATAGGCTGGTGGAAATTCGCAAACGCGAATCCGACACGCCTCAA
This sequence is a window from Asticcacaulis sp.. Protein-coding genes within it:
- a CDS encoding ribonuclease E inhibitor RraB, coding for MRRLGVFLAIATAFIGGPVLAQQRHIPKAQLEEMFANIETQTPWNMKENMLWGYFFTGTDQGELEKVATELTGEGYRLVEIRKRESDTPQATQEWQLHVERVETHSVDSLNIRNSALEETASHFISVVYDGMDVGPAENIK